A DNA window from Parabacteroides johnsonii DSM 18315 contains the following coding sequences:
- a CDS encoding sensor histidine kinase, producing MKRYVLFLKIGLLVGLSLSIAFLLLKGLYFTAVMCFIILLGTAFSLYQDQRKMLQRMEHLIANIHYGDMNLSFPVPSTDGPEANLTRAMNEALSAFRTRLYNMVVAEAETDAWQKLIRVLTHEIMNSIAPIISLSETVTERATSNGLNERDYGIMLQAMQTIHRRSKGLLDFVENYRKLTRIPAPTQQLFPVSSLFDDLRGLYPAGAVSFSFSVRPVDLRIYADRAMIEQVLINLLKNAAEACQERLYPEVRVNAFRREGVPVITVSDNGYGIVPEAMDKVFVPFFTTKQGGSGIGLSVCRQIMNRHGGSISVISEEEKGTTFTLQFPQTRVL from the coding sequence ATGAAACGATATGTCCTTTTCCTGAAGATCGGGTTACTGGTCGGGCTATCTCTTTCAATTGCTTTTTTACTTTTGAAAGGGTTGTATTTTACGGCTGTCATGTGTTTTATAATCTTGCTGGGAACTGCTTTTTCTCTTTATCAGGATCAGCGGAAAATGCTTCAGAGGATGGAGCATCTGATTGCTAACATCCACTATGGAGATATGAATCTGTCTTTCCCTGTTCCTTCGACTGACGGACCGGAAGCCAACCTGACACGTGCCATGAATGAGGCACTTTCTGCTTTTCGGACTCGTCTGTACAATATGGTAGTGGCGGAGGCAGAGACAGATGCCTGGCAAAAGCTGATCCGTGTCCTGACGCATGAGATCATGAATTCTATCGCCCCTATCATTTCTCTGTCGGAGACGGTGACGGAGCGTGCGACCTCCAATGGCTTGAACGAACGGGATTACGGCATTATGTTGCAAGCTATGCAAACGATACACCGCCGGAGTAAAGGGTTATTGGACTTTGTCGAGAATTACCGGAAGCTGACCCGTATTCCGGCTCCGACACAGCAGTTGTTTCCGGTCTCCTCCCTTTTTGACGATTTAAGGGGGTTGTATCCTGCCGGCGCTGTTTCATTCTCTTTCTCTGTCCGCCCGGTGGACTTGCGCATTTATGCTGATCGTGCCATGATTGAACAAGTGTTGATAAACCTGTTGAAAAATGCAGCCGAGGCATGTCAGGAACGTCTTTATCCTGAAGTCCGGGTGAATGCGTTCAGGCGTGAAGGAGTTCCGGTGATTACGGTATCTGACAACGGATACGGTATTGTGCCGGAAGCGATGGATAAAGTGTTTGTTCCATTTTTTACGACCAAACAGGGTGGTTCGGGAATCGGTTTGAGTGTTTGTCGGCAGATCATGAACCGGCATGGCGGTAGTATTTCCGTTATTTCGGAAGAAGAGAAAGGGACTACTTTCACTTTACAATTTCCCCAGACACGTGTATTGTAG
- a CDS encoding ABC transporter permease: MKIILLALRSLIRFRLYSAINIMGLALSLACVIIISRYVYSELTTDHFASNHERLFLSVRHWNNNEKVPTLLTTQNIMMRKDYKNPLDIPEIEKHTSFVSLKDVTIEVENKGFSAHVLATDSVFLQILDFPVLKGDQTKLLKDPKGAVLSESFAKKLFKNQDPIGKIINYNGQLLTIQGITGNVETKSSLSFDLLISRALQWRWPPVNYYSIALAVPHTDIDVINKKLKSTYDQQNARSFLFQLFPLDKLYMETYIQKGEKTFLQGNASSVHILSVTALLLLLVGVFNFVHLNSVVILKRRKEFSMKKVFGARPAQLFIQLYIENLFLTAFALFLAWVIIEMTYDIQVHILEIKAIVQKHYNIWISILLLLLLPAITALHTFVRFSRKPVISSLQNIDRSKDKPEIKTIFLTLQYGITLSLIVCSLFFIKQLNYMLATDPGYRTKDIIKVWFQRPTSSMSYTADEIKHQEEVNKYILETLQSSPIFETFCFGISPYEFPLNPLHKKAVRIPGGEWEEVIHITISPDFLTLYNIPVFGKGLPIAQNEVLLNETAKRLFSQNEKLPELLESDWNAKGTYLLVKGFTNDFQTVHLAQHNKPIILSIHNESMLSHNKLMAAISPGYRQEAILFLEKLHNEIGQGDFEYTFVSDEIEELYNKDKQVAIIYSVFALIAILISSLGLFGLSLFDVQQRYREIAIRKVNGATTSIIMQILLRKYYKLLAIAFIVAAPVTWLTIHKYLESFVHKADISWWLFAIALLLTGAISLLTLIWQIRKAARTNPAEVIKSE; encoded by the coding sequence ATGAAAATAATACTATTAGCTTTACGATCGCTGATACGTTTCAGGCTCTACAGTGCCATCAACATCATGGGGTTGGCACTGAGTCTGGCGTGTGTCATAATCATCAGCAGGTATGTCTACAGTGAATTGACAACAGATCATTTTGCGTCCAACCATGAACGGTTGTTCCTAAGCGTCAGGCATTGGAATAATAACGAAAAAGTGCCCACTCTTCTTACTACACAAAATATCATGATGAGAAAGGATTACAAAAATCCTTTGGATATACCGGAAATAGAAAAACACACTTCATTTGTTTCTCTTAAAGACGTAACAATCGAAGTTGAAAACAAAGGATTCAGTGCGCATGTTCTAGCAACTGATTCGGTTTTCTTGCAAATATTAGACTTCCCTGTTTTAAAAGGTGACCAGACAAAGCTATTAAAGGACCCTAAAGGAGCAGTCCTCAGTGAATCTTTTGCGAAAAAACTATTTAAGAACCAAGACCCTATCGGGAAAATCATAAATTACAACGGACAACTGTTAACCATACAGGGAATTACAGGAAATGTCGAGACTAAAAGTTCTCTTTCTTTCGACCTTCTGATTTCACGTGCATTACAATGGAGATGGCCTCCAGTGAATTATTACAGCATAGCTTTAGCTGTTCCACATACCGATATAGACGTTATAAATAAGAAACTTAAATCCACGTACGATCAACAGAACGCACGCAGTTTCCTATTCCAGCTTTTTCCTCTGGATAAACTGTATATGGAGACTTATATCCAAAAAGGAGAAAAGACATTTTTACAAGGGAATGCAAGTAGCGTTCATATCCTGTCCGTCACAGCCTTACTGCTTTTGCTTGTCGGAGTATTCAATTTTGTCCACCTCAACTCTGTCGTCATCCTTAAAAGGAGAAAAGAATTCAGTATGAAAAAAGTGTTCGGAGCCCGGCCTGCTCAACTTTTTATTCAACTATATATAGAAAATCTCTTCTTAACCGCATTTGCCCTGTTTCTAGCTTGGGTCATTATCGAAATGACTTATGACATACAAGTTCATATACTGGAAATCAAAGCTATAGTTCAAAAACACTATAATATATGGATATCAATTCTACTATTGTTACTCTTACCTGCAATCACAGCTTTGCATACATTCGTACGTTTCAGCCGGAAACCAGTCATAAGTTCCCTACAAAATATTGACCGAAGTAAAGATAAGCCGGAGATAAAAACCATATTTCTCACTTTACAATATGGCATAACACTCTCTTTGATCGTTTGCTCTCTATTTTTTATCAAACAATTGAACTATATGCTGGCTACAGATCCTGGATATCGAACTAAAGACATCATAAAAGTATGGTTCCAACGGCCTACCTCTTCGATGTCATACACTGCTGATGAAATAAAACATCAAGAGGAAGTCAACAAATATATTTTAGAGACGTTACAATCTTCCCCGATTTTTGAAACTTTCTGTTTCGGTATAAGCCCTTATGAATTTCCATTGAATCCTCTTCATAAAAAGGCGGTAAGAATTCCAGGAGGTGAATGGGAAGAAGTCATCCATATAACCATCAGCCCCGACTTTCTCACACTATATAACATTCCGGTTTTCGGGAAGGGCCTTCCTATTGCTCAAAATGAAGTATTGTTAAATGAAACAGCCAAAAGACTTTTCTCTCAAAACGAAAAACTTCCGGAATTATTGGAAAGCGACTGGAATGCAAAAGGGACATATCTGCTTGTCAAAGGTTTTACCAATGACTTTCAGACAGTTCATCTTGCACAGCATAACAAACCGATCATCCTATCCATACACAATGAGTCTATGCTTTCTCACAATAAACTGATGGCAGCAATCTCTCCAGGGTATCGTCAGGAAGCCATTCTGTTTTTGGAAAAGTTACATAATGAAATAGGACAAGGTGATTTTGAATATACTTTTGTTTCTGATGAAATCGAGGAACTATACAATAAAGATAAACAAGTAGCCATTATCTATAGTGTTTTTGCACTGATAGCAATCCTGATTTCCTCATTAGGTCTTTTCGGGTTATCCTTGTTTGACGTACAGCAACGTTACCGCGAAATAGCCATCCGCAAAGTCAACGGAGCAACCACTTCCATCATCATGCAAATATTATTACGAAAATATTATAAGCTTCTCGCAATCGCATTTATTGTGGCGGCTCCTGTCACCTGGCTTACCATCCACAAATATCTGGAAAGTTTCGTCCACAAAGCCGACATCTCCTGGTGGTTATTTGCTATCGCTTTGTTACTTACGGGAGCAATCTCTTTGCTGACTTTAATTTGGCAAATACGCAAGGCTGCCCGGACCAATCCGGCAGAAGTGATCAAATCAGAATAA
- a CDS encoding sigma-54-dependent transcriptional regulator: MKNGKILIIDDNEDVLFALNLLLEPYVEQIKVTTQPERIEHFMSTFVPDVILLDMNFRRDAISGQEGFFWLEKIKAADPDAVVLFITAYADTEKAVRAIKAGATDFIPKPWEKEKLLATISAALRLRESRTEVNTLKQRVEALGNPEDTGFEIIGESDAMQELFATISKLKDTDANILILGENGTGKDLIARALYHHSPRCNQVFVSIDLGSIPEQLFESELFGYEKGAFTDARRDKPGRMEVASGGTLFLDEIGNLSLPMQAKLLTAIEKRQILRLGATRSVPIDVRLISATNMNIHAMVQEGTFRQDLLYRINTIELHIPPLRERGNDILLLADYFLNRYVRKYKKKIGGLTRDAKTKLQSYAWPGNVRELQHAIERAVILSDGSMLKPENFMLHPAPAQQKGEPEELNLSVLEKEAIERALRRADGNITRAAELLGITRFALYRKLDKLGL; this comes from the coding sequence ATGAAGAACGGGAAAATATTGATTATAGATGATAACGAAGATGTCCTCTTCGCATTGAATCTGTTGCTTGAACCCTATGTGGAACAGATAAAAGTGACAACACAGCCGGAACGGATCGAACATTTTATGTCGACATTCGTGCCGGATGTGATTTTGTTGGATATGAATTTCCGGCGGGATGCTATCAGCGGACAGGAAGGGTTCTTTTGGCTCGAAAAGATAAAAGCCGCCGATCCCGATGCAGTGGTTCTTTTTATTACGGCGTATGCAGATACGGAAAAGGCTGTGCGTGCTATTAAAGCGGGAGCTACCGATTTTATTCCGAAACCCTGGGAAAAAGAAAAACTGCTCGCTACTATCTCGGCTGCTTTGAGACTGCGTGAAAGCCGTACGGAAGTCAATACGTTGAAACAACGGGTAGAGGCATTGGGAAATCCAGAAGATACCGGTTTTGAGATTATAGGAGAGAGTGATGCCATGCAGGAATTGTTTGCCACGATCTCCAAGCTGAAGGATACGGATGCCAATATTCTGATTTTAGGCGAAAACGGGACCGGAAAGGATCTGATTGCACGTGCCCTTTATCATCATTCGCCCCGTTGCAACCAGGTTTTTGTCAGTATCGATTTGGGGAGTATTCCGGAACAATTATTTGAAAGCGAACTGTTCGGATATGAAAAAGGAGCTTTTACGGATGCCCGACGCGATAAACCCGGACGTATGGAAGTAGCTTCCGGAGGAACCCTGTTCTTGGATGAGATCGGCAATTTGAGTTTGCCGATGCAGGCGAAATTATTGACCGCTATCGAGAAAAGACAGATTCTCCGTTTGGGGGCTACCCGCTCCGTACCGATCGATGTCCGGCTGATCTCTGCCACGAATATGAATATCCATGCGATGGTCCAGGAAGGTACTTTCCGGCAAGATTTGTTGTACCGGATCAATACGATCGAGTTGCATATTCCTCCGCTCCGCGAGCGGGGAAATGACATTTTGCTACTGGCCGATTATTTTCTGAACCGTTATGTCCGCAAGTATAAGAAGAAGATAGGGGGACTTACCAGGGATGCGAAAACGAAGTTACAAAGCTATGCATGGCCGGGCAATGTCCGCGAATTGCAGCATGCGATCGAGCGTGCCGTGATTCTTTCGGATGGTTCCATGCTGAAACCTGAAAATTTTATGCTACATCCTGCACCTGCCCAACAGAAAGGAGAGCCGGAAGAGTTGAATCTGAGCGTTCTCGAAAAGGAAGCGATCGAACGTGCCCTCCGCCGGGCGGACGGGAATATCACCCGGGCCGCCGAACTGCTGGGAATCACCCGTTTTGCTTTGTATCGGAAACTGGATAAGTTGGGCCTATGA
- a CDS encoding TolC family protein, protein MKHTIYITILLLLPFQLKAQKTLTLTLSEAIEMARRNSPEAIAARHAFRASYWNWRSFRAKQLPSLTLTSDPSLNRSIQSVTLEDGSDKFVHRNQLSVDAGLEIQQNIALTGGRVLLKTGLERLDMFTDNISSYKSTPVVVGYEQDLFGFNDLKWERRIEPIKYEEAKKTYIETLELVAAYTTNRFFNLATAQTSLEIANYNFAYADTLYRYAQGRYNIGTITENEMLQLELNKLTEQTNRLNAQIEVDDYIQSLRSYLGISENITLVVIPDDSIPHFTVDVNEAMQLAFQNNPDISAFERRRLQSESNVAEAKANRGFKAALYAQFGLTQSNEKLKESYRDPMDQQLVTLGIRIPILDWGVGKGRVKVAKSNRDKVYTELEQERMDFELNVAKIVKQFNIQAGKVAIAYKTDQTAQRRNDVARRLYLLGKSTILDLNAAIAEKDNSRRAYITALYNYWNLYYGLRSLTGYDFEKMIPITEDYELLLR, encoded by the coding sequence ATGAAACACACGATATACATAACAATACTCCTTCTGCTCCCCTTCCAGCTCAAGGCGCAGAAAACACTTACACTGACATTGAGCGAAGCAATCGAAATGGCGCGCCGGAATTCTCCTGAAGCAATTGCCGCCCGTCATGCTTTCAGAGCTTCTTACTGGAACTGGCGTTCGTTCCGAGCCAAACAGCTACCGAGCTTGACGCTCACATCCGATCCGAGCTTGAATCGTTCCATTCAATCGGTTACATTGGAAGATGGCAGCGACAAATTTGTACATCGGAACCAACTCTCAGTCGATGCCGGTCTCGAAATCCAACAAAATATAGCACTCACGGGAGGTAGGGTTTTATTGAAAACCGGACTTGAAAGACTGGATATGTTTACCGACAATATCTCGTCTTACAAGAGTACTCCGGTAGTCGTAGGATATGAACAAGACTTATTCGGCTTCAACGACCTAAAGTGGGAACGCCGCATCGAACCGATTAAATATGAAGAAGCAAAAAAGACCTATATCGAAACACTCGAACTGGTTGCAGCCTATACGACCAATCGCTTTTTTAATCTGGCAACGGCACAAACCTCACTGGAAATCGCAAACTATAATTTCGCATACGCCGACACACTTTACCGATATGCGCAAGGACGTTACAATATCGGAACGATTACCGAAAACGAAATGCTCCAACTGGAACTCAACAAACTGACCGAACAGACAAACCGTCTCAATGCACAAATCGAAGTCGATGATTATATCCAGTCGCTCCGCAGTTATCTGGGTATTTCCGAAAATATTACCCTGGTAGTGATTCCCGACGACAGCATTCCTCACTTCACAGTCGATGTAAACGAAGCTATGCAACTTGCTTTCCAAAACAATCCGGATATCAGCGCCTTCGAACGCCGTCGGCTGCAAAGTGAAAGTAACGTCGCCGAGGCGAAAGCCAACCGGGGTTTTAAAGCTGCCTTATATGCACAGTTCGGTCTGACGCAGAGCAACGAAAAGCTGAAAGAATCCTACCGAGATCCGATGGACCAACAATTGGTGACATTGGGTATACGCATACCGATACTGGACTGGGGAGTAGGAAAAGGCCGGGTGAAAGTGGCCAAAAGCAATCGGGACAAGGTTTACACCGAACTGGAACAAGAGCGGATGGATTTCGAACTGAACGTCGCCAAGATCGTCAAACAATTCAACATACAGGCCGGGAAAGTTGCCATAGCCTATAAAACAGACCAAACGGCCCAGCGCCGTAACGATGTGGCACGCAGGCTTTACCTGTTGGGAAAATCGACAATTCTCGACCTCAATGCCGCCATAGCCGAAAAAGACAACTCCCGCCGTGCTTACATCACGGCTTTATATAATTATTGGAATCTCTATTACGGTCTCCGCAGCCTGACCGGCTACGATTTCGAGAAGATGATCCCGATCACGGAAGATTACGAACTCCTATTGAGGTAA
- a CDS encoding efflux RND transporter periplasmic adaptor subunit, which translates to MDKPIAKKPVYYRYRWHIAGGTAFIALLVYVGIAASGGRKLRTEAENLIIGEATSDKFLEYVDVEGVVQPILTIQINAREAGSVDQIIAEEGTMMNKGDTILTLNNPDLIRTIEDQQDEWEKQLISYQEKEIEMEQKSIDLQQETLQTTYELNRLKKSYALDEEEFNMGVKSKAQLEVARDEFDYKTRSTALQLEGLRHDSAATILRRELMKNDLERERKKFERARERMEDLIVRAPLSGQLSFVKVTPGQQIQSTEAIAEIKVLDQFKIHTSLSEYYIDRITTGLPATITWQNKKFPLRITKVVPEVKDRNFDVDLVFTETSPENVRIGKSFRVQIELGQPEEALVIPRGDFFQTTGGQWIYKLNESGTKARKTPISIGRQNPQQYEITGGLQSGDKVIVTGYSTFGDAEELILK; encoded by the coding sequence ATGGATAAACCTATTGCAAAGAAACCCGTTTATTACCGCTACCGCTGGCATATCGCCGGAGGAACCGCATTCATAGCTCTTCTCGTCTATGTCGGGATCGCCGCCTCCGGTGGCAGGAAACTCCGTACCGAAGCGGAAAACCTGATCATCGGTGAAGCGACAAGCGACAAGTTCCTGGAATATGTAGATGTCGAAGGGGTCGTACAGCCTATTCTCACCATCCAGATCAACGCCCGCGAAGCAGGCAGCGTAGATCAGATCATAGCAGAGGAAGGGACTATGATGAATAAGGGAGATACAATCCTGACACTCAACAATCCCGACCTTATCCGCACCATCGAGGATCAGCAGGATGAATGGGAAAAGCAACTGATCTCTTATCAAGAGAAAGAGATCGAGATGGAACAGAAAAGCATCGACTTGCAACAAGAAACCTTGCAGACGACTTACGAACTGAACCGGCTCAAAAAAAGCTATGCACTCGACGAAGAGGAATTCAATATGGGAGTCAAAAGCAAAGCACAGCTGGAAGTGGCTCGGGACGAATTCGACTATAAGACCCGAAGCACTGCTTTGCAGTTGGAAGGTTTGCGCCATGATAGTGCGGCCACGATCTTGCGCCGTGAGTTAATGAAAAATGATCTTGAACGAGAACGTAAAAAGTTCGAACGTGCTCGGGAGCGCATGGAGGATCTGATTGTTCGTGCACCTCTCTCCGGACAACTCAGTTTTGTCAAAGTAACTCCCGGACAACAGATACAGAGCACCGAAGCAATCGCTGAGATCAAAGTCCTCGATCAGTTCAAAATCCATACATCCCTCAGCGAATACTACATCGACCGGATCACGACCGGTCTGCCCGCCACCATCACCTGGCAAAATAAGAAATTCCCACTCCGGATTACCAAAGTCGTCCCGGAAGTCAAAGACCGTAACTTCGATGTCGACCTAGTCTTTACGGAGACAAGTCCGGAAAACGTACGCATCGGCAAAAGTTTCCGTGTCCAGATCGAACTTGGGCAGCCGGAAGAGGCTCTCGTTATCCCACGTGGCGACTTTTTCCAAACTACCGGTGGCCAATGGATATACAAATTGAACGAATCCGGCACGAAAGCCCGGAAAACCCCGATCAGTATCGGCCGTCAAAACCCGCAACAATACGAAATAACCGGTGGTCTCCAATCAGGCGACAAGGTGATTGTCACAGGATATAGTACCTTTGGGGATGCGGAAGAGTTGATTTTAAAATAA
- a CDS encoding ABC transporter permease, which produces MILQHYIKVALRNLTKYKVQSTISIVGLAIGLICFTYGWNWYRYETNYDGFYPQSEQIYRIYGIDKQTGKKSEELPLILARKLKKDFPEVIETTQIYSKYGSTFKYGETRLEDPDEEFIDEQYFKFFPRPVICGKKDDILKTLDEIAVTRSFAMKYFKTPEKALGKTLENGYRKHITIVSVLEDSPNNSMMQADVYELDKFDRDRENRITDEKQWALLNTKIYLLLAPNINIKAFEKKINSYMVEHGYNKSILLKLIPLTDVRHTFGSELTFNLSYIRTFTVTGLLLLLCVFFNFTNLLLNRIYLRNKEMKLRNAIGADKKNLVIQLLLELTLLVGISFLLASCLLELTADGFSRLFETTLQRKLLFNHLCIITGISWLILTVVCLPLFLHFVRASSLLISDGISPTRKSGFRKISMTLQLCICIFFLMSTFIMFRQISFMKHKDLGFQKEGLIQMEMTFNDREGISREISSLAVLKGFTQAGIFTITHEPYTQNEVEWEGKPLDFNPNFQVLQVGSNFPEVFNIPMLKGRFVDEGDLSDGNRHSSWTKAVINEEAARIMGINDPIGKKISIWNYTINRDGSRGRAEMEIVGVIQNFQAASLRNPVLPLVIVTDPSKWNSYFYYARTEPGKEKSAIKAIRNVFKKHSKQGDPTTCKTQTINQILDQLSTSEDASLQLFTLLALFCTLISIFGLYSISSSNMEQRRKEIAIRKVMGASAGTIVKMFFQEYLTIALIANLLALPLAWLFMQNWLQQYAYRSHISAWMYIAIVFATIFLIIGAVLYQTIRAAQSNPAEVIKSE; this is translated from the coding sequence ATGATACTACAACACTACATCAAAGTTGCACTCCGTAACCTGACAAAATATAAAGTGCAATCTACCATCAGTATTGTCGGCCTGGCAATCGGGCTGATCTGTTTCACATACGGATGGAACTGGTACAGGTATGAAACGAACTACGACGGGTTCTATCCACAATCCGAGCAAATTTACCGGATATACGGAATCGATAAACAAACGGGAAAGAAATCGGAGGAATTACCACTTATTCTGGCACGCAAACTGAAAAAAGATTTTCCGGAAGTAATAGAGACAACCCAGATTTATTCCAAATATGGTTCGACTTTTAAATATGGAGAAACAAGGTTAGAGGATCCGGACGAGGAATTCATTGACGAACAGTATTTCAAATTCTTTCCACGTCCCGTAATTTGCGGTAAAAAGGATGATATCCTGAAAACACTGGATGAGATAGCCGTCACCCGCTCTTTTGCCATGAAATATTTCAAAACACCAGAAAAAGCATTAGGCAAAACCCTTGAAAACGGATATCGTAAACACATTACGATCGTGTCCGTCCTGGAAGATTCGCCCAATAACTCCATGATGCAAGCCGATGTTTATGAACTGGATAAATTCGACCGTGACCGGGAAAACCGGATCACGGACGAAAAGCAATGGGCTTTGCTAAACACTAAAATTTATCTATTGTTAGCACCTAACATTAATATAAAAGCCTTTGAGAAGAAGATCAATTCTTATATGGTTGAGCATGGATATAATAAATCAATCCTACTAAAATTGATTCCCCTGACAGATGTCCGTCATACATTTGGAAGTGAATTGACATTTAATCTTTCCTACATCCGGACATTCACGGTAACCGGACTCTTATTGTTACTCTGCGTTTTCTTTAATTTCACCAATCTACTGTTGAATCGTATCTATTTACGGAACAAAGAAATGAAATTGAGAAATGCGATCGGCGCTGATAAAAAAAACTTGGTTATCCAGTTGCTGCTGGAATTGACGCTGCTTGTCGGGATCAGCTTTCTATTGGCCTCTTGCCTGTTGGAATTAACCGCTGACGGTTTCTCACGCCTCTTCGAAACGACATTACAGCGAAAATTATTATTCAACCATCTTTGTATCATAACAGGTATTAGCTGGTTGATACTCACGGTTGTCTGCCTACCACTATTCCTGCATTTTGTCCGTGCCTCTTCTCTATTAATATCCGATGGAATCTCTCCTACTCGGAAAAGCGGCTTCCGCAAAATCAGCATGACACTTCAACTATGTATTTGCATATTTTTTCTGATGAGCACATTCATTATGTTCAGGCAAATATCTTTCATGAAACATAAAGACTTGGGATTCCAGAAAGAGGGCCTGATCCAGATGGAAATGACATTCAACGACCGGGAAGGGATCAGTCGAGAGATTTCTTCATTGGCAGTCCTAAAAGGATTCACACAAGCCGGAATATTTACTATCACCCATGAACCTTATACACAAAACGAAGTCGAATGGGAAGGGAAACCACTGGATTTCAATCCAAACTTCCAAGTCCTACAAGTAGGTAGCAACTTCCCGGAAGTTTTCAACATACCAATGTTGAAAGGACGTTTCGTCGATGAAGGAGATCTATCCGACGGTAACCGACATTCCTCTTGGACAAAAGCTGTCATCAATGAAGAAGCAGCCCGTATCATGGGTATAAACGATCCTATCGGAAAGAAGATCAGCATTTGGAATTACACAATAAATAGAGACGGAAGTAGAGGACGTGCCGAAATGGAGATCGTCGGGGTCATCCAAAACTTCCAAGCAGCCAGTTTACGCAACCCGGTACTGCCTCTAGTGATCGTAACCGATCCAAGCAAATGGAATAGCTATTTTTATTATGCCCGTACCGAACCCGGAAAAGAAAAATCCGCGATCAAAGCGATCCGGAATGTATTCAAAAAACATTCCAAACAAGGTGACCCTACCACTTGTAAAACACAAACTATAAACCAGATACTCGACCAGCTCAGTACCTCCGAGGACGCCAGCTTGCAACTCTTCACTTTACTAGCCCTGTTCTGTACGCTCATCTCCATCTTCGGGCTTTATTCCATTTCGTCCAGCAATATGGAACAACGGAGGAAAGAGATTGCCATACGGAAAGTGATGGGAGCCTCTGCTGGAACAATTGTCAAGATGTTCTTCCAAGAATATCTGACAATAGCACTGATCGCCAATCTTCTGGCACTGCCACTCGCATGGTTGTTCATGCAAAATTGGTTACAACAATATGCCTACCGGAGCCATATCTCTGCCTGGATGTATATTGCAATCGTATTTGCCACCATCTTCCTGATCATCGGAGCTGTCCTCTATCAAACGATACGGGCTGCCCAGAGCAATCCGGCGGAGGTGATCAAGTCAGAATAA